GGCGGGGGAAACGGGACGATGCCGGTGATGCGGCCGTCCGCGATCTCGACGGCGCGGCCGGACTCGAAGCGTCCGTCCACGAGCACCAGCTCCGGAGCGAGCCTCATGCGCGCGCCATCTTACTCCAGGGACGCGGCCCGGCGCGCGACGACGGCGAGGAGGGGATCGCCCACCTCGGGGCTCCGGTCGAGGCCCATCATGTCGGTCCACCCGCGCGCTGCGCGGAGGTAGTGCGCCACGAGCTGGGCGTGCCCCGCGTCGTCGAGCGCCTCCCACAGCGCGATCACCTTGGTGGGAAAGCGGCGGTTCGAGAACGTGATCACGACAGGCGCGCCCGGGCGGAGCACGCGCGCGAGGTCGCACAGCACCTCCACCGGCCGCACGAGATAGTCGATGGACACGCAGCATCCGGCGGCGTCGAACTCGCCGTCGGCGAACGGCAGCCGCGGCTCCGCGTTGAGGTCGTGCACGACCCAGGCGTCCAGGCGCGAATTGGCCGCCAGCTCCTCGGCGTTCATGCCGAGCCCGGTGACGCGGCGATAGGACACCTCGGGGGGCAGGTGGCTCACCCCGCTGCTCATGAGGTCGAGGATCGCGCCTCCCGCCGGAAAGTACTCGCGGTAGAGGGCCGTCACCGCGGCGATCGCGCCGTCGTCGATGTGGGTCACGAGCCGCGGCGCCGCGTAGAACTCGGGATCGGGCGTCTCGTCGAGGCGCTGGAAGGCGCCGGCGGGGAGACCGTCCTTCATGGCGTGCTCCCGGCGAGGCGGGGGCCGCGGCACCGAGCCGCTAGAGCACGTGGACGAACGGACGTGCCCGCAGCGTGCCCGTGGTCCAGAGGCCGCTCTCGGCGAGACGGGCCACCGCCGCGTCCGGGTCGGCGGCGTTCACGAGCACCAGCGTCCGGCCGCCCGGGAAGAAGCCGCCGAACGCCACGCGTCCCGCGCCGCGCTCCTCGATGAGGGCGAAGGTGGCCATCTCCACGTCGGGCGCCTCGCCTTCGACCAGCATCGTGACGCGCGAGCCGTCCGTGGAGAGCTCCGGCACCCGCCAGGGCTCGAGGAACTGCGCGAAGGCCTCGGGCCGATACTTCGTCCACACCCCGCCCTTCCAGTAGGGATCTTCCTCGACGAGACGGGTGATCACGTCGAGATCCGGGGCGCGGTAGAAGAGGTCGGCGGTCCTGCCGTCGGGCGCCGGGCCGCCCCCGATGACCGCTCCCTGCGCGCGCAGGCCGACGATGCGCTCGAGATGCTGGGCACGGTGAGCGGCGCGGCGCGTGATGTAGTCGTCCGCGGCGGTGATGGCGACGTGATAGAAGTTCATCTCCGTCATGTTTCCTCTCGGCGGCTCGATCTCACACCCAGCCGCCTGCGAACGGGACCACCTGGCCCACGAAGAAGTCTGCGTCCTCGGAGGCGAGGTAGACGGCGAGGCGCGCCGATTCCTCCGAGCGGGCGAGGCGCCCCGCGGGCACGTTCCGCACCATGCGGGCCACCGCCTGCTCGTCGGCGAGGAGGGCCGGCGGGAAGTACGTCGGGTTCTCCACGTAGTTCTGCGCGATGGCGTTGACCTGCACGCCGTCGCGGGCCACCTCGCGTCCCACCGCGCGCGTCAACCCGTTCACCCCGGCGCGCGCCGCGGAGTAGGCGGCATAGCGGGCGAGGCCGGGAATGCCCGCCGCCGACGACATGTTGACGATCTTGCCCCGGCGGGCCGGCCGCATCACGCGCAGGGCCGCGCGCAGGCAGAAGAAGGGCTCGTCGAGGAGCCGGGTCATCATCTCGCGCCACGCCGCGTCGGTGATGGCCTCGGCGGCGCAGCCGGTGGGCGGGTGCGCGCTGTTGTTCACCAGCACGTCGAGGCGGCCGAAGCGCTCGACCACCGCCGCCACCGCCCGGTCGGCCTCGCCCGGCTCGGCGAGATCGCCGGTCAGGGCCAGGGTGGTGCGCCCCTGGCGCTCCGCCACCGCCACGATCGGCGCGGCCGCCGCCGGGCTCCGGTCGTGGAGGGCGAGGGTCGCCCCCTCCCGGGCGAACTCCTCGGTGAGGGCCGGCCCCATGAAATGGCTCACGTTGGTGATGAGCGCGATCTTGCCGGTCAGGCGCATGGCGGTCGTATGATAACGTGGAATCGCTGCGGCGAGGGGGCGCCCATCTCCACGAAAGACTTGCTCGAATCCTTCCTGGCCCGTTGTCCGTTCGCCCTGGACGAGTTCCAGCTCCGCGCCGTCCGGGCGATCGATGAGGGGAAGTCCGTCATCGTCTCGGCGCCGACGGGGGCGGGGAAGACCTTGGTGGCCGAGTTCGCCATCCACCGCGCCCTCGCCCACGGCCGGCGCCTCGCCTACACGACGCCGCTGAAGGCCCTGAGCAACCAGAAGTTCGCCGATTTCGGCCGCCAGTTCGGGGCGGACCAGGTCGGCATTCTCACCGGCGACGTGAAGGTGAACCCCCGCGCCCCGATCCTGGTAATGACCACCGAAATTCTGAGAAACATGTTCTACACGGGAGGGCTGCCGGGGCTGGAGACCGTGGTGCTGGACGAGTGCCACTACATGGGCGATGAGGGCCGCGGCACGGTGTGGGAGGAGATCATCGTGAACGCCCCGCGCGACGCCGCCCTCGTCGCGCTCTCCGCCACCGTGGCCAACGTGAGCGAGATCGCCGACTGGATCGGCCTCGTGCACCGCCCCATCGTCGCCATCACCCATCCCCATCGCCCGGTCCCGCTGTCCTATCTTGTCGCGGATCTCTCCGGCGAGATCCACGGCTACGAGGGCGTGCGCGCGGGGACTGTCCGCCTGGTCGGCGCCGAGCCCGTTGCCGGCTACATGGACAAGGGCCGCTGGTACACGCGCCGCGTGGTCGATCCGACGGTGATGCTGGACGCCCTCGACGCGCGCGGGTGGCTGCCCGCGATCTACTTCATCTTCAGCCGCGCCGGCTGCGAGCGGGCCATGGAGACCGTGCTCGCCGAGGGCAAGCCGCTCCTGGCCAAGAATCAGCAGCGAGAAGTCGAGGAGATCATCCGCGAGGCGATCAGCGACAGCCCGGCCATCGCGGAGTCGCCGCTCAACCAGACCATCTTCCAGGCCCTCGGCATGGGCATGGGGCTCCATCACGCCGGCATCCTGCCCGGCGTCAAGCGGCTCATCGAGCAGCTCTTCGAGCGCGGCCTCTGCAAGGTCGTGTTCGCGACCGAGACCATGTCGCTCGGCATCCACATGCCGGCCAAGAGCGTGGTGCTGCAGTCCCTGACCAAGCGCACGGATCGGGGCTTCCGCAGCCTCACCCACAACGAGCTGACGCAGATGGCCGGCCGCGCGGGCCGACGGGGCATCGACCCCGAAGGCAAATGCGTCATCGCGCTCGACGTGCGGGACGGAGTGGATGATATCCGCCGCGTGGTCGATGGGTCGCCGGAGCCGGTGGTGAGCCAGTTCAAGCTGGGCTACGGGTCGGTGGCCCTGCTCCTGGGCAGCGGCAACGACATGGCAGCGATCCGCCGCACCGTGGAGTCCTCGTTCGGCCAGTACCAGAACCTCCGGCGCATCCGTGGGCTGGAGGCGGAGGTCGCCGAGCTCGACATGGCGGTGGAGGACGCGCGCGGCTTCCGGGCCCCGTGCGGCGACTTCGCGCGGATCGGCCGCTACCGGAAGCTCCGCGCCGAGGTGGAGACGGCGCGCGCGGCGCTGGGCCGCGGCGGGCGGCGCGCCGCTCGCACCGTCGCGGAGGCGGAGCCCGGGCGCTTCGTGGTGGCGCGGCGCCGGGGCGGCCAGTCCCTCGGGCTCCTGCTCCGGGTGGACGCGCGGCGGCACAAGGTGATCGCCAGCGTGCTCATGCCGCACGGCGAGGTCGTGCACGTCAAGGCCGGGCACATCAAGCGCGTGTTCTGGGCCACGCCGCCGCTCCCGATCCCGCGCGACTGGGAGCATCGCACTCAGGCGCTCAAGGCGCAGCTCGCGCGCGTCACCGCGGGCGAGCTCGCGGAGCGCGAGCGGACGGAAGGGCCCGAGGGTGCGCTCACCGCCATCGAGTGCCATCGCTGCCCCTGGGGTTCGCAGCCCCGCTGCGATCACACCTGGAAGGGGCTGGAGCGGCTCGAATCGCGCCTCACCCTCAAGCGGGAGACACTGGAGGCGTTGCGCAACGCGTACTGGCAGGAGTTCATCCGCGTGGTGGAGGTGCTGGAGCACTTCCGCGCGGTGGAGGACGGCAAGCTCCTCGCCAAGGGCCAGCTCATCGC
Above is a genomic segment from Candidatus Methylomirabilota bacterium containing:
- a CDS encoding methyltransferase domain-containing protein; the protein is MKDGLPAGAFQRLDETPDPEFYAAPRLVTHIDDGAIAAVTALYREYFPAGGAILDLMSSGVSHLPPEVSYRRVTGLGMNAEELAANSRLDAWVVHDLNAEPRLPFADGEFDAAGCCVSIDYLVRPVEVLCDLARVLRPGAPVVITFSNRRFPTKVIALWEALDDAGHAQLVAHYLRAARGWTDMMGLDRSPEVGDPLLAVVARRAASLE
- a CDS encoding YciI family protein produces the protein MTEMNFYHVAITAADDYITRRAAHRAQHLERIVGLRAQGAVIGGGPAPDGRTADLFYRAPDLDVITRLVEEDPYWKGGVWTKYRPEAFAQFLEPWRVPELSTDGSRVTMLVEGEAPDVEMATFALIEERGAGRVAFGGFFPGGRTLVLVNAADPDAAVARLAESGLWTTGTLRARPFVHVL
- a CDS encoding SDR family oxidoreductase encodes the protein MRLTGKIALITNVSHFMGPALTEEFAREGATLALHDRSPAAAAPIVAVAERQGRTTLALTGDLAEPGEADRAVAAVVERFGRLDVLVNNSAHPPTGCAAEAITDAAWREMMTRLLDEPFFCLRAALRVMRPARRGKIVNMSSAAGIPGLARYAAYSAARAGVNGLTRAVGREVARDGVQVNAIAQNYVENPTYFPPALLADEQAVARMVRNVPAGRLARSEESARLAVYLASEDADFFVGQVVPFAGGWV
- a CDS encoding DEAD/DEAH box helicase yields the protein MLESFLARCPFALDEFQLRAVRAIDEGKSVIVSAPTGAGKTLVAEFAIHRALAHGRRLAYTTPLKALSNQKFADFGRQFGADQVGILTGDVKVNPRAPILVMTTEILRNMFYTGGLPGLETVVLDECHYMGDEGRGTVWEEIIVNAPRDAALVALSATVANVSEIADWIGLVHRPIVAITHPHRPVPLSYLVADLSGEIHGYEGVRAGTVRLVGAEPVAGYMDKGRWYTRRVVDPTVMLDALDARGWLPAIYFIFSRAGCERAMETVLAEGKPLLAKNQQREVEEIIREAISDSPAIAESPLNQTIFQALGMGMGLHHAGILPGVKRLIEQLFERGLCKVVFATETMSLGIHMPAKSVVLQSLTKRTDRGFRSLTHNELTQMAGRAGRRGIDPEGKCVIALDVRDGVDDIRRVVDGSPEPVVSQFKLGYGSVALLLGSGNDMAAIRRTVESSFGQYQNLRRIRGLEAEVAELDMAVEDARGFRAPCGDFARIGRYRKLRAEVETARAALGRGGRRAARTVAEAEPGRFVVARRRGGQSLGLLLRVDARRHKVIASVLMPHGEVVHVKAGHIKRVFWATPPLPIPRDWEHRTQALKAQLARVTAGELAERERTEGPEGALTAIECHRCPWGSQPRCDHTWKGLERLESRLTLKRETLEALRNAYWQEFIRVVEVLEHFRAVEDGKLLAKGQLIATLRHDNELLVAEMIERGILGDTTLAEAAALVSCLIEESRSGDSAVARLFLRKRPKLKRKLEQLDGVARSVHEAQRIHQLPMPVSISTGFMPSVFRWASGEDDWAAIVEESFGGHEGDLIRAMRRLIDVLRQLAEAPEVDGALAALLGRAARVIDRGIVLESALI